One window of Cellulomonas shaoxiangyii genomic DNA carries:
- the dapC gene encoding succinyldiaminopimelate transaminase, with the protein MGLATGDLPDFPWDTLTPFADLARRHPGGIVDLSVGTPVDPTPALVREALAAAADAPGYPTTHGTPALRAAVVDWFARRRGVPGLDPAAVLPTVGSKEAVALLPALLGVGAGDVVLHPATAYPTYDVGARLAGALPVPTDDPAAELARRDDVRLVWLNSPANPHGAVLAVEELRAVVAAARAAGRRTGRPVVVASDECYAELVWDEPWASAGVPSLLDPRVTGGDLTGLLVTYSLSKQSNLAGYRAAFLAGDPELVARLLETRKHAGMIVPAPVQAAMTTALGDDAHVAEQRERYRRRRRVLRAGFEAAGYVVDHSHAGLYLWVRPDGPRQDAWRTVEDLAGLGVLVAPGAFYGAAAAGHVRAALTAPDERVAEAAARLQGA; encoded by the coding sequence GTGGGGCTGGCCACCGGTGACCTGCCGGACTTCCCCTGGGACACCCTGACGCCCTTCGCGGACCTCGCCCGCCGGCACCCCGGCGGCATCGTCGACCTGTCGGTCGGCACGCCGGTCGACCCGACGCCCGCGCTGGTGCGTGAGGCGCTGGCGGCGGCGGCCGACGCGCCCGGCTACCCGACGACGCACGGCACGCCCGCGCTGCGCGCCGCGGTGGTCGACTGGTTCGCGCGGCGCCGGGGCGTGCCCGGGCTCGACCCGGCCGCGGTGCTGCCCACGGTCGGCTCCAAGGAGGCCGTGGCCCTGCTGCCCGCGCTGCTGGGCGTAGGTGCCGGCGACGTGGTCCTGCACCCCGCGACGGCGTACCCGACGTACGACGTCGGCGCCCGCCTCGCCGGTGCGCTGCCCGTGCCGACGGACGACCCGGCCGCGGAGCTCGCGCGCCGGGACGACGTGCGGCTCGTGTGGCTGAACTCGCCCGCGAACCCCCACGGCGCCGTCCTCGCCGTGGAGGAGCTGCGCGCGGTCGTCGCGGCGGCCCGTGCGGCGGGGCGCCGGACGGGCCGGCCCGTCGTCGTCGCGTCCGACGAGTGCTACGCCGAGCTGGTGTGGGACGAGCCGTGGGCGTCGGCAGGGGTGCCCAGCCTGCTGGACCCCCGGGTCACGGGCGGCGACCTGACCGGCCTGCTGGTGACCTACTCGCTCTCGAAGCAGTCGAACCTCGCGGGCTACCGGGCGGCGTTCCTGGCCGGTGACCCAGAACTGGTCGCGCGGCTGCTCGAGACCCGCAAGCACGCCGGGATGATCGTGCCCGCGCCGGTGCAGGCGGCGATGACCACGGCGCTGGGCGACGACGCGCACGTCGCGGAGCAGCGCGAGCGCTACCGTCGCCGCCGCCGGGTCCTGCGCGCCGGGTTCGAGGCCGCGGGCTACGTGGTGGACCACTCGCACGCGGGGCTGTACCTGTGGGTGCGGCCGGACGGACCGCGACAGGACGCGTGGCGCACGGTCGAGGACCTCGCCGGCCTGGGCGTCCTCGTCGCACCCGGCGCGTTCTACGGCGCCGCCGCGGCGGGGCACGTGCGCGCGGCGCTCACGGCCCCCGACGAGCGGGTCGCGGAGGCCGCGGCTCGGCTCCAGGGGGCGTAG
- the folP gene encoding dihydropteroate synthase — protein MVTDPQVHGDGPAPPPLRGVPAGAAPLRLRGRTFGPEHPVVMAVVNRTPDSFYAAARHDADGIDAAVDRAVAEGADVLDVGGVRAGRGPRIDAAEEIARVVPVVERVRARHPGLLVSVDTWRARVARAAADAGADLVNDTWAGHDPGLVEVAAERGLGVVCSHTGGAAPRTDPWRVAYLPRADGTGGDGGDPLDAVVDDVVATLTAAARRAVALGVDPASVLVDPTLDFGKTTWHSLHLLRRTPRIVQIGHPVLMAVSRKDVVGETLGLPPEERLEGTLAATAVAAWLGARVFRVHDVAATRRAVDMVAAVRAERAPAVAVRGMA, from the coding sequence CTGGTGACGGACCCGCAGGTGCACGGCGACGGGCCCGCCCCGCCGCCGCTGCGCGGCGTCCCCGCCGGTGCGGCGCCGCTGCGCCTGCGCGGGCGCACCTTCGGCCCGGAGCACCCCGTGGTCATGGCGGTCGTGAACCGCACCCCCGACTCGTTCTACGCGGCGGCGCGCCACGACGCCGACGGCATCGACGCGGCGGTCGACCGCGCCGTCGCGGAGGGCGCCGACGTCCTGGACGTCGGTGGCGTGCGCGCGGGCCGCGGGCCGCGCATCGACGCAGCCGAGGAGATCGCGCGGGTCGTGCCGGTCGTCGAGCGGGTGCGTGCGCGGCACCCGGGGCTGCTCGTCAGCGTCGACACGTGGCGCGCGCGGGTCGCGCGGGCCGCGGCCGACGCGGGCGCGGACCTCGTGAACGACACGTGGGCGGGCCACGACCCGGGGCTGGTCGAGGTCGCGGCGGAGCGTGGGCTCGGCGTCGTCTGCTCGCACACGGGCGGTGCCGCGCCCCGCACCGACCCGTGGCGGGTGGCCTACCTGCCGCGCGCCGACGGCACGGGAGGGGACGGCGGCGACCCGCTCGACGCGGTGGTCGACGACGTCGTCGCGACGCTCACCGCGGCGGCCCGGCGGGCGGTCGCGCTCGGCGTCGACCCCGCGTCCGTGCTCGTGGACCCGACCCTGGACTTCGGCAAGACGACGTGGCACTCGTTGCACCTGCTGAGAAGGACCCCGCGAATCGTGCAGATCGGGCACCCTGTGCTCATGGCAGTGTCGCGCAAGGACGTCGTCGGCGAGACCCTGGGTCTGCCGCCCGAGGAGCGCCTCGAGGGCACGCTCGCGGCCACCGCCGTCGCGGCCTGGCTGGGGGCGCGCGTGTTCCGCGTGCACGACGTGGCCGCGACCCGGCGCGCGGTCGACATGGTCGCCGCGGTCCGCGCGGAGCGTGCGCCCGCGGTCGCGGTGCGGGGCATGGCGTGA
- a CDS encoding O-methyltransferase has product MSTDKAQSWVYCEEFLTEDDVLVRARERASHLGCTPVLPGTGAALRVLAAAAQARAVVEVGTGAGVGALYLLRGMPADGVLTTIDIELEHQRAAKEAFAEEGVRSTRTRTISGRASDVLPRLTDGGYDMVVVDADVEGTPGYVEQAVRLLRRGGVLVVDDALWHDRVGDPARRDEATTTMRDVGRQVRTDDRLMPALLPTGDGLLVAVRR; this is encoded by the coding sequence ATCTCCACCGACAAGGCCCAGAGCTGGGTCTACTGCGAGGAGTTCCTCACCGAGGACGACGTGCTGGTGCGCGCCCGTGAGCGCGCGTCCCACCTCGGCTGCACGCCCGTGCTGCCCGGGACCGGTGCGGCCCTTCGCGTCCTGGCGGCGGCCGCGCAGGCACGTGCGGTCGTCGAGGTCGGCACGGGCGCCGGCGTGGGTGCGCTGTACCTGCTGCGGGGCATGCCCGCGGACGGCGTGCTGACGACCATCGACATCGAGCTGGAGCACCAGCGGGCGGCCAAGGAGGCGTTCGCCGAGGAGGGTGTGCGCAGCACGCGCACCCGCACGATCTCCGGCCGGGCGTCGGACGTGCTGCCGCGCCTGACGGACGGCGGCTACGACATGGTCGTCGTCGACGCGGACGTGGAGGGGACGCCCGGCTACGTCGAGCAGGCGGTGCGGCTGCTGCGGCGCGGCGGCGTGCTCGTCGTCGACGACGCGCTGTGGCACGACCGCGTGGGCGACCCCGCGCGGCGCGACGAGGCCACGACGACGATGCGTGACGTGGGCCGGCAGGTCCGGACCGACGACCGGCTGATGCCCGCGCTGCTGCCGACGGGCGACGGCCTGCTGGTGGCCGTGCGGCGCTGA
- a CDS encoding TIGR00730 family Rossman fold protein, whose protein sequence is MTHDDMSAPEPEYRRGPVLMRRDQIPATTSDQGLLLRGDGGRWLHDDPWRVMRIQSEFVEGFGALAEVGPAVSVFGSARVLPDDPYYALAREVAKGLVQAGYGVITGGGPGIMEAANRGASEAGGLSVGLGIELPFEQGMNRWVDLGVNFRYFFARKTMFVKYSEGFIVLPGGFGTFDELFEALTLVQTHKVTGFPIVLVGTDYWSGLISWLRDTVHAHGMIAEADLDLLHVTDSPEEAVDVVVRRGAELRAEEQAAFRAAQRAQAEAARASEGTPAGTDGATRSESDAGW, encoded by the coding sequence ATGACCCACGACGACATGTCGGCACCCGAGCCGGAGTACCGCCGCGGCCCCGTGCTCATGCGGCGCGACCAGATCCCCGCGACCACGTCCGACCAGGGCCTGCTGCTCCGCGGCGACGGTGGCCGCTGGCTCCACGACGACCCCTGGCGCGTCATGCGCATCCAGAGCGAGTTCGTCGAGGGCTTCGGTGCGCTCGCCGAGGTCGGCCCCGCCGTGAGCGTGTTCGGTTCCGCCCGGGTGCTGCCCGACGACCCGTACTACGCGCTCGCGCGCGAGGTCGCGAAGGGTCTCGTGCAGGCCGGGTACGGCGTCATCACGGGCGGCGGCCCGGGGATCATGGAGGCCGCGAACCGCGGCGCGTCCGAGGCGGGCGGACTCTCGGTCGGCCTCGGCATCGAGCTGCCGTTCGAGCAGGGCATGAACCGCTGGGTCGACCTGGGCGTGAACTTCCGCTACTTCTTCGCCCGCAAGACGATGTTCGTGAAGTACTCCGAGGGCTTCATCGTGCTGCCGGGCGGCTTCGGCACGTTCGACGAGCTGTTCGAGGCGCTCACGCTGGTCCAGACCCACAAGGTGACGGGCTTCCCGATCGTCCTGGTGGGCACCGACTACTGGTCGGGTCTCATCAGCTGGCTGCGCGACACCGTCCACGCGCACGGGATGATCGCCGAGGCCGACCTCGACCTGCTGCACGTGACCGACTCGCCGGAGGAGGCCGTCGACGTCGTGGTGCGCCGCGGCGCCGAGCTGCGCGCGGAGGAGCAGGCCGCGTTCCGCGCGGCGCAGCGCGCGCAGGCGGAGGCGGCGCGCGCGTCGGAGGGGACGCCCGCCGGGACCGACGGCGCGACGCGCTCGGAGTCGGACGCGGGCTGGTGA
- the dapE gene encoding succinyl-diaminopimelate desuccinylase, producing the protein MAVDSLDLSADVVTLARELCDIPSVSGDETRLADAVEAALRGYPHLEVLRDGDAVLARTRLNRARRVVVAGHLDTVPVTDNLPTRLEDDVLWGRGTVDMKAGVAVQLSLAAALDAPVHDVTWVFYDHEEVDAALNGLGRVARNHPDWLAGDFAVLCEPTAGGIEGGCNGTLRAEVRLHGVAAHSARAWTGVNAVHAAGEVLRRLGAYAPATLDVEGLTYREGLNAVLIAGGRATNVIPDECVVTVNYRFAPSRSVEEATAHVREVLAGYDVVVVDAAPGARPGLDDPLAQDFAAAVLAVTGGAPAAKQGWTDVARFSSLGVPAVNFGPGDPLLAHTRDERCPVDQIVRSRAALAAWLSGARPEDLPLGLS; encoded by the coding sequence GTGGCCGTCGACTCCCTTGACCTGTCCGCCGACGTCGTGACGCTCGCCCGGGAGCTGTGCGACATCCCCTCCGTCTCGGGCGACGAGACGCGCCTGGCGGACGCCGTCGAGGCCGCCCTGCGCGGGTACCCGCACCTCGAGGTCCTGCGCGACGGCGACGCCGTGCTGGCCCGCACGCGGCTGAACCGGGCCCGCCGCGTCGTCGTCGCCGGCCACCTGGACACCGTGCCGGTGACGGACAACCTGCCGACCCGCCTCGAGGACGACGTGCTGTGGGGCCGCGGCACCGTGGACATGAAGGCCGGCGTCGCGGTCCAGCTGTCGCTCGCGGCGGCGCTCGACGCGCCCGTGCACGACGTCACGTGGGTCTTCTACGACCACGAGGAGGTCGACGCGGCGCTCAACGGCCTCGGCCGCGTCGCGCGGAACCACCCGGACTGGCTCGCGGGCGACTTCGCGGTGCTGTGCGAGCCGACGGCCGGCGGCATCGAGGGCGGGTGCAACGGCACGCTGCGCGCCGAGGTGCGGCTGCACGGCGTCGCGGCGCACTCCGCGCGGGCGTGGACCGGCGTCAACGCGGTGCACGCGGCGGGGGAGGTGCTGCGCCGGCTCGGCGCGTACGCGCCCGCGACGCTCGACGTCGAGGGGCTCACGTACCGCGAGGGCCTCAACGCCGTGCTGATCGCCGGCGGGCGTGCGACCAACGTCATCCCGGACGAGTGCGTCGTCACGGTCAACTACCGCTTCGCGCCGTCGCGGTCCGTCGAGGAGGCGACCGCGCACGTGCGCGAGGTCCTGGCCGGGTACGACGTCGTGGTCGTGGACGCCGCACCGGGCGCGCGCCCCGGCCTCGACGACCCGCTGGCGCAGGACTTCGCGGCCGCCGTGCTCGCCGTCACCGGCGGCGCGCCGGCGGCGAAGCAGGGCTGGACCGACGTCGCGCGGTTCTCCTCCCTGGGCGTGCCCGCCGTCAACTTCGGCCCCGGCGACCCGCTGCTCGCGCACACGCGCGACGAGCGCTGCCCGGTCGACCAGATCGTGCGCAGCCGCGCCGCGCTGGCGGCGTGGCTGAGCGGCGCACGGCCCGAGGACCTGCCGCTCGGCCTGTCCTGA
- the dapD gene encoding 2,3,4,5-tetrahydropyridine-2,6-dicarboxylate N-succinyltransferase: MTDRTAWGHGLATLTDDGTTLDVWYPAPALGAPPADTAVPDDLGAAERDDAARGVRVRVVTTVVDLDAPPADTADAYLRLHLLSHRLVAPHGQNLDGVFGVLPNVVWTDRGPCAVEGFEATRLRLRVATGAPVTVYGVDKFPRMVDYVVPTGVRVADADRVRLGAHLAPGTTVMHEGFVNFNAGTLGTSMVEGRISAGVVVGDGSDVGGGASIMGTLSGGGREVVSVGRRSLLGANAGLGIPLGDDCVVEAGLYVTAGTKVRLVGFDVPDAATAEDGARVVKARALAGADGVLFRRNSQTGAVEAVARSGAGVQLNTALHSN; encoded by the coding sequence ATGACCGACCGCACGGCCTGGGGCCACGGCCTGGCCACCCTCACCGACGACGGCACGACGCTCGACGTCTGGTACCCCGCACCCGCCCTGGGCGCACCGCCCGCCGACACCGCCGTCCCGGACGACCTCGGTGCCGCCGAGCGTGACGACGCCGCGCGCGGGGTGCGCGTCCGCGTCGTGACGACGGTCGTCGACCTGGACGCGCCGCCGGCCGACACCGCCGACGCCTACCTGCGGCTGCACCTGCTGTCGCACCGGCTCGTCGCACCGCACGGCCAGAACCTCGACGGCGTCTTCGGGGTCCTGCCGAACGTCGTGTGGACGGACCGCGGACCGTGCGCCGTCGAGGGGTTCGAGGCGACCCGCCTACGGCTGCGCGTCGCGACGGGCGCTCCGGTCACGGTCTACGGCGTCGACAAGTTCCCGCGGATGGTCGACTACGTCGTGCCGACGGGCGTGCGCGTCGCCGACGCCGACCGCGTGCGCCTCGGCGCGCACCTCGCGCCCGGCACGACCGTCATGCACGAGGGCTTCGTGAACTTCAACGCCGGCACGCTGGGCACGTCGATGGTCGAGGGCCGCATCTCGGCGGGCGTCGTCGTGGGCGACGGCTCGGACGTCGGCGGCGGGGCGTCGATCATGGGCACCCTGTCCGGCGGCGGCCGGGAGGTCGTCTCCGTCGGGCGGCGCAGCCTGCTCGGCGCCAACGCCGGGCTGGGCATCCCGCTCGGCGACGACTGCGTCGTCGAGGCCGGCCTGTACGTCACCGCGGGCACGAAGGTACGGCTCGTCGGCTTCGACGTCCCGGACGCGGCGACGGCCGAGGACGGCGCCCGGGTCGTCAAGGCGCGCGCGCTCGCGGGCGCGGACGGCGTGCTGTTCCGCCGCAACTCGCAGACCGGCGCCGTCGAGGCCGTCGCACGCTCCGGCGCCGGGGTGCAGCTGAACACCGCGCTGCACAGCAACTGA
- the fdxA gene encoding ferredoxin — protein MTYVIAEPCVDVKDKACIEECPVDCIYEGKRSLYIQPDECVDCGACEPVCPVEAIYYEDDVPEQWSQYYEANVHFFDQVGSPGGAAKMGQIEHDHPIIATLPLRVHGE, from the coding sequence GTGACGTACGTGATCGCCGAGCCCTGCGTGGACGTCAAGGACAAGGCGTGCATCGAGGAGTGTCCGGTCGACTGCATCTACGAGGGCAAGCGCTCCCTCTACATCCAGCCCGACGAGTGCGTCGACTGCGGCGCCTGCGAGCCGGTGTGCCCCGTCGAGGCCATCTACTACGAGGACGACGTCCCCGAGCAGTGGAGCCAGTACTACGAGGCGAACGTGCACTTCTTCGACCAGGTCGGCTCGCCCGGCGGTGCCGCGAAGATGGGGCAGATCGAGCACGACCACCCCATCATCGCCACGCTGCCGCTGCGCGTCCACGGCGAGTGA
- a CDS encoding citrate synthase yields the protein MSDVVTAPVQAPVQLVVEGQTRDLPVVPATEGNDGIVVSSLLRDTGMVTVDPGFMNTAACESQITYIDGDAGILRYRGYPIEQLAAQSSFLEVAYLLIHGELPDAPTLAAFEERVNRHTLVHEDFRTFLGSFPRAAHPMAVMGSALNALSTFYPESLDPFDPETVELATVLILAKTRTITSYVHRTSKGEPLLYPDYSRGYVEDFLRMTFAVPYQQWDPDPVVVNALDKLLILHADHEQNCSTSTVRIVGSSHANIYASVAAGINALSGPLHGGANEAVLTMLDEIKANGGDATDFMRRVKDKEDGVRLMGFGHRVYKNYDPRAAIVKESAHEVLQALGSNDELLDIAMRLEEIALGDEYFVSRKLYPNVDFYTGLIYKAMGFSERMFTPLFALGRMPGWIAQWREMMNDPQTKIGRPRQVYTGATARDYVDVAER from the coding sequence ATGTCGGACGTCGTCACCGCCCCGGTCCAGGCTCCCGTGCAGCTCGTCGTCGAGGGGCAGACCCGCGACCTCCCCGTCGTGCCGGCCACGGAGGGCAACGACGGCATCGTCGTGTCCTCCCTGCTGCGCGACACCGGGATGGTCACGGTCGACCCGGGGTTCATGAACACCGCCGCGTGCGAGTCGCAGATCACCTACATCGACGGCGACGCGGGGATCCTGCGCTACCGGGGGTACCCGATCGAGCAGCTCGCGGCGCAGTCCTCGTTCCTCGAGGTCGCCTACCTGCTCATCCACGGCGAGCTCCCGGACGCGCCGACGCTCGCGGCCTTCGAGGAGCGGGTCAACCGCCACACGCTCGTGCACGAGGACTTCCGCACGTTCCTGGGCTCGTTCCCGCGCGCGGCGCACCCGATGGCCGTCATGGGCTCCGCGCTCAACGCGCTGTCCACGTTCTACCCGGAGTCGCTCGACCCGTTCGACCCGGAGACGGTCGAGCTCGCCACGGTCCTGATCCTCGCGAAGACGCGGACGATCACGTCGTACGTGCACCGCACGTCCAAGGGCGAGCCGCTGCTCTACCCGGACTACTCGCGCGGGTACGTCGAGGACTTCCTGCGCATGACGTTCGCGGTGCCGTACCAGCAGTGGGACCCGGACCCGGTCGTCGTCAACGCCCTGGACAAGCTGCTCATCCTGCACGCCGACCACGAGCAGAACTGCTCCACGTCGACCGTGCGCATCGTCGGGTCGAGCCACGCGAACATCTACGCGTCGGTCGCCGCGGGCATCAACGCGCTGTCGGGGCCGCTGCACGGCGGCGCCAACGAGGCCGTGCTGACGATGCTCGACGAGATCAAGGCGAACGGCGGGGACGCCACCGACTTCATGCGGCGCGTGAAGGACAAGGAGGACGGCGTCCGGCTCATGGGCTTCGGCCACCGGGTCTACAAGAACTACGACCCGCGCGCCGCGATCGTCAAGGAGAGCGCGCACGAGGTCCTGCAGGCGCTCGGCAGCAACGACGAGCTGCTCGACATCGCGATGCGCCTCGAGGAGATCGCGCTGGGCGACGAGTACTTCGTCTCCCGCAAGCTCTACCCGAACGTCGACTTCTACACGGGCCTGATCTACAAGGCGATGGGCTTCTCGGAGCGCATGTTCACGCCGCTGTTCGCGCTCGGGCGCATGCCCGGCTGGATCGCCCAGTGGCGCGAGATGATGAACGACCCGCAGACGAAGATCGGCCGCCCGCGCCAGGTGTACACCGGCGCGACCGCGCGCGACTACGTGGACGTCGCGGAGCGCTGA
- a CDS encoding DUF3117 domain-containing protein produces the protein MAAMKPRTGDGPLEVTKEGRGIVMRVPLEGGGRLVVELNATEAAELGEALTSVVS, from the coding sequence ATGGCCGCGATGAAGCCGAGGACCGGCGACGGACCCCTCGAGGTCACCAAGGAGGGTCGCGGCATCGTCATGCGCGTCCCGCTCGAGGGCGGCGGACGGCTGGTGGTCGAGCTGAACGCGACCGAGGCCGCCGAGCTGGGCGAGGCACTGACCTCCGTCGTCAGCTGA
- a CDS encoding leucyl aminopeptidase family protein has product MHAATVVDSPLLTDGSVDAVAVQVAPAREGDDALQPRTGTPQAAARYGVDLAELAERAGLTGAAGEAFTVHLPQPVGSSVVLPWAGLPPRIVLVGVGDETPTALRRAGAALARATRGLRRVAATVGAQTHHAASGAAEAARAVAEGYLLASYSTPRTGSAPSAETPGELVLLGRDGAAVAAAVDAARIATTATWLVRDLANTPSSVKNPAWMADRARRLASRAGLEVEVLGPRELAAGGFGGILAVGAGSASTPRLVRVSYTPPAADGRHVVVVGKGITYDTGGLSIKPREAMVPMKTDMAGAAVALATVLGAAEAGVRHRVTAVLPLAENHVGGASYRPGDVLRLYGGTTVEIANTDAEGRLVLGDGLAWADATLEPDVLVDVATLTGAATLGLGKQHAALYGTDEAVVAGLLAAAERTGELAWHMPLVDDYDEAVLSSVADLRHVPVDRAIGGGSITAALFLRRFVGDRAWAHLDIAGPGRAPADKHEVTEGATGYGARLLLDWLARLA; this is encoded by the coding sequence CTGCACGCGGCCACGGTCGTCGACTCCCCGCTCCTCACGGACGGGTCGGTCGACGCCGTGGCGGTCCAGGTAGCACCCGCGCGCGAGGGCGACGACGCGCTGCAGCCCCGCACGGGCACGCCCCAGGCGGCGGCCCGGTACGGCGTCGACCTCGCCGAGCTGGCGGAGCGTGCGGGTCTGACGGGTGCGGCGGGGGAGGCCTTCACGGTCCACCTCCCGCAGCCGGTCGGCTCGTCCGTCGTGCTGCCGTGGGCCGGCCTGCCCCCGCGCATCGTGCTCGTCGGCGTCGGCGACGAGACCCCGACCGCCCTGCGCCGCGCGGGTGCCGCCCTGGCCCGTGCGACCCGGGGGCTGCGGCGCGTCGCCGCCACCGTGGGCGCGCAGACCCACCACGCGGCGTCGGGTGCCGCGGAGGCCGCGCGCGCCGTCGCCGAGGGGTACCTCCTCGCGTCCTACAGCACGCCGCGCACCGGCTCGGCCCCGAGCGCCGAGACGCCCGGGGAGCTCGTGCTGCTCGGCCGCGACGGTGCGGCCGTGGCCGCGGCGGTCGACGCCGCGCGCATCGCCACGACCGCCACCTGGCTGGTCCGCGACCTGGCCAACACGCCGTCGAGCGTGAAGAACCCCGCGTGGATGGCCGACCGTGCGCGCCGGCTCGCGTCCCGCGCGGGCCTCGAGGTCGAGGTGCTCGGCCCCCGCGAGCTCGCGGCGGGCGGCTTCGGCGGCATCCTGGCCGTGGGCGCCGGCTCGGCGTCCACGCCGCGGCTCGTCCGCGTCAGCTACACGCCGCCGGCCGCGGACGGGCGGCACGTCGTCGTCGTCGGCAAGGGCATCACGTACGACACGGGCGGGCTGTCCATCAAGCCGCGCGAGGCCATGGTGCCGATGAAGACCGACATGGCGGGCGCGGCGGTCGCGCTCGCGACCGTGCTCGGCGCCGCCGAGGCGGGCGTCCGGCACCGCGTCACCGCGGTGCTGCCGCTCGCGGAGAACCACGTGGGCGGCGCGTCCTACCGCCCCGGCGACGTGCTGCGGCTCTACGGCGGCACGACCGTCGAGATCGCGAACACCGACGCCGAGGGCCGCCTGGTGCTGGGCGACGGCCTCGCGTGGGCCGACGCGACGCTCGAGCCGGACGTCCTCGTGGACGTCGCGACGCTCACGGGTGCCGCGACCCTCGGCCTGGGCAAGCAGCACGCCGCCCTGTACGGCACCGACGAGGCCGTCGTGGCCGGGCTGCTCGCGGCCGCGGAGCGGACGGGCGAGCTCGCGTGGCACATGCCGCTCGTGGACGACTACGACGAGGCGGTGCTCTCGTCCGTCGCGGACCTGCGGCACGTCCCCGTGGACCGGGCGATCGGCGGCGGCTCGATCACCGCGGCCCTCTTCCTGCGGCGGTTCGTCGGCGACCGCGCGTGGGCGCACCTCGACATCGCCGGTCCCGGCCGCGCGCCCGCGGACAAGCACGAGGTCACCGAGGGAGCCACCGGGTACGGCGCGCGCCTGCTCCTGGACTGGCTCGCGCGGCTGGCCTGA